A genomic segment from Bradyrhizobium sp. ISRA430 encodes:
- the recO gene encoding DNA repair protein RecO, protein MEWTDEGIVLGVRRHGESSAIVELLTREHGRHLGLVRGGASSRMRPLLQPGNSVSAVWRARLDEHLGTYAIEGLKLRAAALLASSHGVYGVTHLASLARLLPERDPHEEIFALLEHALDDFDDIGGAAVHLIHFELAMLSELGFGLALENCAVTGETTDLIYVSPKSGGAVSRTAGEPWRDRLLRLPPFLRQGEMHGDLTKQDLQDGFRLTGLFLLRHVLEPRGQAHSDARAGFINALMRQQTRAAISAS, encoded by the coding sequence ATGGAATGGACCGACGAAGGCATCGTGCTGGGAGTGCGACGGCATGGCGAATCGAGCGCCATCGTCGAGCTCCTGACGCGCGAGCACGGTCGGCACCTCGGGCTGGTGCGCGGCGGCGCCAGCTCGCGGATGCGGCCCCTCTTGCAGCCCGGCAACAGCGTCAGCGCGGTGTGGCGGGCGCGGCTCGACGAGCATCTCGGCACCTATGCGATCGAGGGCCTGAAGCTGCGCGCGGCGGCGCTGCTCGCCTCCTCGCATGGCGTCTACGGCGTCACGCATCTCGCTTCGCTTGCGCGTTTGCTGCCGGAGCGCGATCCGCACGAGGAGATTTTTGCGCTGCTCGAACATGCGCTCGACGATTTCGACGACATCGGCGGCGCGGCCGTGCACCTCATTCATTTCGAGCTGGCGATGCTCTCTGAGCTTGGCTTCGGGCTGGCGCTGGAGAATTGCGCGGTGACCGGGGAGACCACGGACCTGATCTACGTCTCGCCCAAATCCGGCGGCGCGGTGTCGCGTACCGCGGGCGAGCCGTGGCGCGACCGGCTGCTGCGCCTGCCGCCGTTCCTGCGTCAGGGCGAGATGCACGGCGATCTCACCAAGCAGGACCTCCAGGACGGGTTCCGCCTCACCGGGCTATTCTTGCTGCGCCACGTGCTGGAGCCGCGCGGGCAGGCCCATTCCGACGCCCGGGCGGGCTTCATCAACGCTTTGATGCGACAGCAGACGCGGGCGGCGATATCAGCGTCGTGA
- the parC gene encoding DNA topoisomerase IV subunit A, whose protein sequence is MGKRLIPPEEPAEIHEVPLRDALEERYLAYALSTIMHRALPDARDGLKPVHRRILYGMRLLRLDPGSGFKKSAKIVGDVMGSFHPHGDQAIYDAMVRLAQDFSSRYPLVDGQGNFGNIDGDNPAAYRYTEARMTDVARLLLEGIDEDGVEFRANYDGQSKEPVVLPGGFPNLLANGAQGIAVGMATSIPPHNAAELCDAALHLIEKPDAKSKSLLRWVKGPDFPTGGIIVDSKQAIAEAYTTGRGSFRVRSRWSVEEGARGTWVVVVTEIPWLVQKSRIVEKIAELLDQKKLPLVGEARDESAEDVRLVIEPKSKNVDPALMMESLFRLTELESKIPLNLNVLIKGRIPKVVGLAEALREWLDHLRDVLIRRSNYRKAQIEHRLEVLGGFLIAYLNIDKVIKIIRTEDEPKPELMKAFKLTEVQAEAILNMRLRSLRKLEEMEIRTEDKNLRNELKGINAVLASEAEQWKKVGEQVGKVRDMFGPKTPLGKRRTSFADAPEHDLAAIEEAFVEREPVTIVVSDKGWIRTMKGHVEDLSGLTFKQDDKLGFAFFAETTSKLLLFATNGKFYSLDVAKLPGGRGHGEPIRLFIDLEQEAAPVALFVNKGGRKFLVASHEGQGFVVNEDDCVGTTKKGKQILNVEMLNEARAITEVTGDTVAVIGENRKMLIFPLDQVPEMARGRGVRLQKYKDGGLSDVAVFDAKAGLTWKDSAGREFSATMKELAEWQGTRADAGRLPPKGFPKSNKFGRVIG, encoded by the coding sequence ATGGGAAAACGATTGATTCCGCCGGAGGAGCCGGCCGAAATTCACGAGGTGCCGCTGCGTGATGCGCTGGAAGAGCGCTATCTCGCCTATGCGCTCTCCACCATCATGCACCGCGCACTCCCCGACGCGCGCGACGGCTTGAAGCCGGTGCACCGGCGCATCCTCTACGGCATGCGCCTGCTCAGGCTCGACCCGGGCTCCGGCTTCAAGAAATCCGCCAAGATCGTCGGCGACGTGATGGGCTCGTTCCATCCGCATGGCGACCAGGCGATCTACGATGCCATGGTGCGCCTCGCGCAGGATTTCTCCTCGCGCTATCCGCTGGTCGACGGCCAGGGCAACTTCGGCAATATCGACGGCGATAACCCCGCCGCCTACCGTTACACCGAAGCGCGCATGACCGACGTCGCGCGGCTTCTGCTCGAGGGCATCGACGAGGACGGCGTCGAATTCCGCGCCAATTATGACGGCCAGTCGAAAGAGCCCGTCGTGCTGCCCGGCGGCTTCCCGAATCTGCTCGCCAACGGCGCGCAAGGCATCGCCGTCGGCATGGCAACCTCGATCCCGCCGCACAACGCCGCAGAGCTCTGCGACGCTGCTCTGCATCTGATCGAGAAGCCCGACGCGAAATCCAAGTCGCTGCTCAGATGGGTCAAGGGCCCCGATTTCCCGACCGGCGGAATCATCGTCGATTCCAAGCAGGCGATCGCGGAAGCCTACACGACCGGCCGTGGATCTTTCCGCGTCCGTTCCAGGTGGTCGGTAGAGGAGGGCGCCCGCGGCACCTGGGTCGTCGTTGTCACCGAGATTCCCTGGCTCGTACAGAAGTCGAGGATCGTCGAGAAGATTGCCGAACTGCTCGACCAGAAGAAGCTGCCGCTCGTCGGCGAGGCCCGTGATGAATCGGCCGAGGACGTTCGACTCGTCATCGAGCCAAAGTCGAAGAATGTCGATCCGGCGCTGATGATGGAATCGCTGTTCCGGCTGACCGAGCTGGAAAGCAAGATCCCGCTGAACCTCAATGTGCTGATCAAGGGCCGCATCCCCAAGGTGGTCGGCCTTGCCGAAGCGTTGCGCGAATGGCTCGACCATCTGCGCGATGTCTTGATCCGCCGCAGCAACTATCGCAAGGCGCAGATCGAGCACCGGCTGGAAGTTCTCGGCGGTTTCCTGATCGCCTATCTGAACATCGATAAGGTGATCAAGATCATCCGCACCGAGGATGAGCCCAAGCCCGAGCTGATGAAGGCGTTCAAGCTCACCGAGGTGCAGGCGGAGGCCATCCTCAACATGCGCCTGCGCTCCTTGCGCAAGCTCGAGGAAATGGAGATCCGAACCGAGGACAAGAACCTCCGCAACGAGCTGAAAGGCATCAACGCAGTGCTCGCCTCCGAAGCCGAGCAGTGGAAGAAGGTCGGCGAGCAGGTCGGCAAGGTCCGCGACATGTTCGGGCCCAAGACTCCGCTCGGCAAGCGCCGCACCAGCTTTGCGGACGCACCCGAGCATGATCTCGCCGCGATCGAGGAAGCCTTCGTCGAGCGCGAGCCGGTGACCATCGTCGTCTCCGACAAGGGCTGGATCCGCACAATGAAGGGCCATGTCGAGGATCTCTCGGGGCTTACCTTCAAGCAGGACGACAAGCTCGGGTTCGCCTTCTTCGCCGAGACGACCTCGAAGCTTTTACTGTTTGCCACCAATGGCAAGTTCTACTCGCTCGATGTCGCGAAACTCCCGGGCGGCCGCGGTCACGGCGAGCCGATCCGCCTGTTCATCGACCTCGAGCAGGAGGCCGCGCCCGTTGCGCTGTTCGTCAACAAGGGCGGCCGCAAATTCCTGGTCGCGAGCCACGAGGGCCAGGGTTTCGTCGTCAACGAGGACGACTGTGTCGGCACCACCAAAAAGGGCAAGCAGATCCTCAACGTCGAGATGCTGAACGAGGCGCGCGCGATCACCGAGGTGACGGGCGATACCGTCGCGGTCATCGGCGAGAACCGCAAGATGCTGATCTTTCCGCTCGACCAGGTGCCGGAGATGGCGCGCGGCCGCGGCGTGCGCCTGCAGAAGTACAAGGACGGTGGCCTGTCCGACGTCGCGGTGTTCGATGCCAAAGCGGGCCTCACCTGGAAGGACTCCGCCGGCCGCGAATTCAGCGCGACTATGAAGGAGCTCGCCGAGTGGCAAGGCACCCGCGCCGACGCCGGCCGCCTGCCGCCGAAGGGATTCCCGAAGTCGAACAAGTTCGGACGGGTGATCGGGTAG
- the lepB gene encoding signal peptidase I: MSVTSGTKSESGLGETIRVVIHALLIALVIRTFLFQPFNIPSGSMKATLLVGDYLFVSKYSYGYSHYSIPFSPPLFSGRIWGSDPNRGDIVVFRLPKDDSTDYIKRVIGLPGDRIQMKDGLLYINDTPVERQRMSEYVGEDPCGSEGGTARVKRWKETLPNGVSYETLDCADNGYMDNTNVYTVPPDHFFMMGDNRDNSTDSRFLGQVGYVPKENLIGRAQMIFFSIAEGEHAWMFWRWPWAVRWNRFFKIVR, from the coding sequence ATGAGCGTGACTTCGGGAACAAAATCTGAGAGCGGCCTCGGCGAAACCATCCGGGTCGTGATCCACGCTCTCCTAATCGCGCTGGTGATCCGCACCTTCCTGTTTCAGCCCTTCAACATCCCGTCCGGCTCGATGAAGGCGACCCTGTTGGTCGGCGACTATCTGTTCGTCTCCAAGTATTCCTACGGCTACAGTCACTACTCGATCCCGTTTTCGCCCCCGTTGTTTTCCGGGCGCATCTGGGGCTCGGACCCGAACCGGGGCGACATCGTCGTGTTTCGCCTGCCGAAGGATGACTCGACCGACTACATCAAGCGCGTGATCGGGCTTCCCGGCGACCGGATCCAGATGAAGGACGGGCTGCTCTACATCAACGACACGCCGGTCGAGCGGCAGCGCATGAGCGAGTATGTCGGCGAGGATCCCTGCGGCTCCGAGGGCGGGACCGCGCGGGTCAAGCGCTGGAAGGAAACGCTACCGAACGGCGTCTCGTATGAGACGCTGGACTGCGCCGACAACGGCTACATGGACAACACCAACGTCTACACCGTGCCGCCAGACCACTTTTTCATGATGGGCGACAACCGCGACAACTCCACCGACAGCCGCTTCCTCGGGCAGGTCGGCTACGTGCCGAAGGAGAACCTGATCGGCCGCGCTCAAATGATCTTCTTCTCCATCGCCGAAGGCGAGCATGCCTGGATGTTCTGGCGCTGGCCGTGGGCGGTGCGCTGGAATCGTTTCTTCAAAATCGTCCGATGA
- a CDS encoding pyridoxine 5'-phosphate synthase: MSAPPLRLGINVDHVATLRNARGGRNPDPVRAALLAIEAGADGITAHLREDRRHIRDEDMARLKAEISKPLNFEMAATDDMLRISLATKPHAVCLVPERRQEVTTEGGLDVVGQHNALAPYITRLNDAGIRVSLFIAADPPQIEMAARLRAPVIEIHTGAWCDAVVDGHTEKAEAEWQRIVTGAKLARAAGLEVHAGHGLDYATAEKIAALPEIVELNIGYYMIGEAVFVGLAETVRSMRAAMDRGRGRA, from the coding sequence ATGTCCGCTCCTCCGCTTCGCCTCGGCATCAATGTCGACCACGTCGCGACCCTGCGCAACGCGCGCGGCGGCCGCAATCCCGACCCGGTCCGCGCGGCGCTGCTCGCGATCGAGGCCGGCGCCGACGGCATCACCGCGCACTTGCGCGAGGACCGCCGACACATCCGCGACGAAGACATGGCGCGGCTGAAGGCCGAGATCTCAAAGCCGCTCAATTTCGAGATGGCGGCCACCGATGACATGCTGCGCATCTCGCTCGCCACCAAGCCGCACGCGGTGTGCCTGGTACCCGAGCGCCGGCAGGAGGTGACGACCGAAGGCGGCCTCGACGTGGTCGGCCAGCACAACGCGCTCGCGCCATACATTACGCGATTGAATGATGCCGGCATACGCGTCTCGCTGTTCATCGCCGCCGATCCCCCTCAGATCGAGATGGCAGCGCGGCTGCGCGCTCCCGTGATCGAGATCCACACCGGTGCCTGGTGCGATGCCGTGGTCGACGGCCACACCGAGAAGGCCGAGGCCGAATGGCAGCGGATCGTGACGGGGGCCAAGCTCGCGCGAGCGGCGGGGCTGGAGGTTCACGCGGGGCACGGGCTGGACTATGCGACGGCGGAAAAGATCGCCGCGCTGCCCGAGATCGTTGAGCTCAACATCGGCTACTACATGATCGGCGAAGCCGTTTTCGTCGGTCTGGCCGAGACGGTCCGCAGCATGCGCGCGGCCATGGACCGCGGCCGGGGCCGGGCATGA
- a CDS encoding bifunctional (p)ppGpp synthetase/guanosine-3',5'-bis(diphosphate) 3'-pyrophosphohydrolase, with product MVYRRRGQWQMQAATESVAVAPTAPAGVRPARPRARMMRQYDLVERVRSYNPNTNEDLLNRAYVYAMKAHGSQTRASGDPYFSHPLEVAAILTDLKLDDATIVAALLHDTIEDTEATRAEIDQIFGPEIGALVEGLTKLKRLELVSREAKQAENLRKLLLAIADDVRVLLVKLADRLHNMRTLEFVPPESRRRIAEETLDIYAPLAGRMGMQQMREELEDLSFRMLDPEAYSVVMQRLDALAERNRNLIGEIETQLSNNLRHNGLGARVYGRRKKPFSIWTKMERKSVGFEQLSDIFGFRIVVTDVAACYRALGIVHTTWPVVPGRFKDYISTPKQNDYRSIHTTVIGPGNQRVELQIRTEEMDQIAERGIAAHVFYKEGVGSPTEFLKRESNAFAWLRHTVGILSESANPEEFLEHTKLELFHDQVFCFTPKGKLIALPRHANVIDFAYAVHTDVGNSAVGCKINGKFAPLSSELQNGDEVEVLTSEAQSAPPSAWESLAVTGKARAAIRRATRTAVRDQYAGLGRRIVERLFERAKIEYADDKLKGALPRLARASIDDVMAAVGRGEIKASDVARAMYPDYKEERIARYAGKKGLATKLKDKVVPEVPRSPAAIPIRGINSDLPVKFAPNGGAVPGDRIVGIVTPGEGITIYPIQSPALKDFEEEPERWLDVRWDIEDSAPQRFPARIKVENVNEPGALAQIATVIAEHDGNIDNISMQRRSPDFTETTIDLEVYDLKHLSAIIAQLRAKAVVARVERVNG from the coding sequence ATGGTGTATCGGCGCCGGGGACAATGGCAGATGCAGGCCGCAACCGAATCGGTTGCCGTGGCCCCGACTGCGCCGGCAGGGGTGCGGCCGGCGAGGCCGCGGGCGCGCATGATGCGTCAATATGACCTCGTCGAGCGCGTTCGGTCCTATAATCCCAACACCAACGAGGACCTGCTGAACCGCGCCTATGTCTACGCCATGAAGGCGCATGGCTCGCAGACCCGCGCCTCGGGCGACCCGTACTTCTCGCACCCGCTCGAAGTGGCGGCGATCCTCACCGACCTGAAGCTCGACGATGCGACCATCGTGGCGGCGCTGCTCCACGACACGATCGAGGACACCGAGGCGACCCGGGCCGAGATCGACCAGATCTTCGGGCCCGAGATCGGTGCGCTGGTGGAGGGCCTGACCAAGCTGAAGCGGCTCGAGCTGGTGTCGCGCGAGGCCAAGCAGGCCGAGAATCTGCGCAAGCTCTTGCTTGCGATTGCCGACGACGTCCGCGTGCTCCTGGTGAAGCTCGCCGACCGCCTGCACAACATGCGCACGCTGGAATTCGTGCCGCCGGAATCACGCCGCCGCATCGCCGAGGAGACGCTGGACATCTATGCGCCGCTCGCCGGACGCATGGGCATGCAGCAGATGCGCGAGGAGCTGGAGGATCTGTCCTTCCGCATGCTCGATCCGGAAGCCTATTCGGTGGTGATGCAGCGTCTCGATGCGCTCGCCGAACGCAACCGCAATCTGATCGGCGAGATCGAGACCCAGCTCTCGAATAACCTGCGCCACAACGGCCTCGGCGCGCGGGTCTATGGCCGGCGCAAGAAGCCGTTCTCGATCTGGACGAAGATGGAGCGCAAGTCGGTCGGCTTCGAGCAACTGTCGGATATCTTCGGTTTCCGCATCGTGGTGACGGATGTTGCCGCCTGTTATCGCGCGCTGGGCATCGTCCACACCACCTGGCCGGTCGTGCCCGGGCGCTTCAAGGACTACATCTCGACGCCCAAGCAGAACGATTACCGCTCGATCCACACCACGGTGATCGGCCCCGGCAATCAGCGCGTGGAGCTGCAGATCCGTACCGAGGAGATGGACCAGATCGCCGAGCGCGGCATCGCCGCGCACGTCTTCTACAAGGAGGGCGTGGGCTCTCCGACCGAATTCCTCAAGCGCGAGTCCAACGCATTCGCCTGGCTGCGCCACACCGTCGGCATCCTGTCGGAAAGCGCAAATCCCGAAGAGTTCCTCGAGCACACCAAGCTCGAGCTGTTCCATGACCAGGTGTTCTGCTTCACCCCAAAGGGCAAGCTGATCGCCCTGCCGCGCCACGCCAACGTGATCGATTTCGCCTATGCCGTGCATACCGACGTCGGCAACAGCGCGGTGGGCTGCAAGATCAACGGCAAGTTCGCGCCGCTGTCGTCGGAACTCCAGAATGGCGACGAAGTCGAGGTTCTGACCTCGGAAGCGCAGTCGGCGCCGCCCTCGGCCTGGGAATCGCTCGCGGTCACCGGCAAGGCGCGCGCCGCGATCCGGCGCGCCACGCGCACGGCCGTGCGCGATCAATATGCCGGTCTCGGCCGGCGCATCGTGGAGCGCCTGTTCGAACGCGCCAAGATCGAATATGCCGACGACAAGCTCAAGGGCGCGCTGCCGCGGCTCGCGCGCGCCTCGATCGACGACGTCATGGCGGCGGTCGGCCGCGGCGAGATCAAGGCCTCCGACGTCGCGCGTGCCATGTACCCCGACTACAAGGAAGAGCGCATCGCGCGTTATGCCGGCAAGAAGGGGCTCGCCACCAAGCTCAAGGACAAGGTGGTCCCCGAGGTGCCGCGCAGCCCGGCTGCAATTCCGATCCGCGGCATCAATTCCGACCTGCCGGTCAAGTTCGCTCCGAATGGCGGCGCCGTGCCCGGCGATCGTATCGTCGGCATCGTCACGCCGGGCGAGGGCATCACCATCTATCCGATCCAGTCGCCGGCGCTGAAGGATTTCGAGGAAGAGCCTGAGCGCTGGCTCGATGTGCGCTGGGACATCGAGGACAGCGCCCCACAGCGCTTCCCGGCCCGCATCAAGGTCGAGAACGTCAACGAGCCCGGCGCACTGGCGCAGATCGCCACCGTGATCGCCGAGCATGACGGCAACATCGACAATATCAGCATGCAGCGCCGCTCGCCCGATTTCACGGAGACGACGATCGACCTCGAAGTCTACGATCTGAAGCACCTGAGCGCGATCATAGCCCAGTTGCGCGCGAAGGCAGTCGTCGCCCGCGTCGAACGTGTTAATGGATGA
- the era gene encoding GTPase Era — translation MTVDTSGDTPAATRCGFVALIGAPNVGKSTLVNALVGAKVTIVSRKVQTTRALIRGIVIENNAQIILVDTPGIFSPKRRLDRAMVSTAWSGAHDADLVCVLLDAKTGIDEEAEAILAKASSVGHEKILVINKVDLVQREKLLALAQAANERVRFAKTFMISALSGDGVDDIRHALAEMVPPGPFLYPEDQMSDAPMRQLAAEITREKIYQKLHQELPYQSTVETDKWEERKDRSVRIEQTIFVERESQRKIVLGKGGATIKSIGAESRKELMQILDVPVHLFLFVKVRENWGDDPDRYREMGLEFPKE, via the coding sequence ATGACGGTTGACACAAGCGGCGATACGCCCGCCGCGACGCGCTGCGGCTTCGTTGCGCTGATCGGCGCCCCCAATGTCGGCAAGTCCACGCTGGTCAACGCGCTGGTCGGCGCCAAGGTCACGATCGTCTCGCGGAAGGTGCAGACGACGCGCGCGCTGATCCGCGGCATCGTCATCGAGAACAACGCGCAAATCATCCTGGTCGACACGCCCGGCATCTTCTCACCCAAGCGCCGGCTCGACCGCGCCATGGTCTCGACCGCCTGGAGCGGGGCGCATGACGCCGACCTCGTTTGCGTGCTGCTCGACGCCAAGACCGGGATCGACGAGGAGGCCGAAGCGATCCTCGCCAAGGCTTCAAGCGTCGGTCACGAGAAGATTTTGGTGATCAACAAGGTCGACCTGGTCCAGCGCGAGAAGCTCCTGGCGCTGGCTCAGGCCGCCAACGAGCGCGTTCGCTTCGCCAAAACCTTCATGATCTCGGCGCTGTCGGGCGACGGTGTCGACGACATCCGCCACGCGCTCGCCGAGATGGTGCCGCCGGGTCCGTTCCTCTATCCCGAGGACCAGATGTCGGATGCGCCGATGCGGCAGCTCGCGGCGGAGATCACCCGCGAGAAGATCTATCAGAAGCTGCATCAGGAATTGCCGTACCAGTCCACGGTCGAGACCGACAAGTGGGAGGAGCGCAAGGACAGGTCGGTGCGCATCGAGCAGACGATCTTCGTGGAGCGCGAAAGCCAGCGCAAGATCGTGCTCGGCAAGGGCGGCGCCACCATCAAGTCGATCGGTGCGGAGTCTCGCAAGGAGCTGATGCAGATCCTGGACGTGCCGGTGCATCTGTTCCTGTTCGTCAAGGTGCGCGAGAACTGGGGCGACGATCCCGATCGCTATCGCGAGATGGGCCTGGAATTCCCCAAGGAATAA
- the acpS gene encoding holo-ACP synthase, with the protein MIIGIGSDLIDITRVAKVIERHGERFLDRIFTETERAKAERRAKNDKMVVATYAKRFAAKEACSKALGTGIRRGVWWRDMGVVNMPGGRPTMLLTGGALARLQALTPQGFEARIDVSITDDWPLAQAFVIISAVPLAKS; encoded by the coding sequence ATGATCATCGGCATCGGCTCCGACCTGATCGACATCACGCGCGTCGCCAAGGTCATCGAGCGCCATGGCGAGCGTTTCCTCGATCGCATCTTCACGGAGACCGAGCGCGCCAAGGCCGAGCGGCGCGCCAAGAACGATAAGATGGTGGTGGCGACCTACGCCAAGCGGTTCGCCGCCAAGGAGGCCTGCTCGAAGGCGCTCGGCACCGGCATCCGGCGCGGCGTCTGGTGGCGCGACATGGGGGTGGTCAACATGCCGGGAGGGCGGCCGACCATGCTGCTGACCGGCGGGGCGCTGGCCCGGCTCCAGGCGCTGACACCCCAAGGTTTCGAGGCGCGCATCGACGTTTCGATCACCGACGACTGGCCGTTGGCGCAGGCCTTCGTTATCATTTCCGCCGTTCCGCTGGCGAAGTCCTGA
- the chrA gene encoding chromate efflux transporter → MDTRAVQAGADAGHGISFSEAFRVWVRVACLSFGGPAGQIAVMHRILVEEKNWISEGRFLHALNYCMLLPGPEAQQLAIYVGWLLHRTAGGLVAGGLFIVPGIIAIMGLSYIYAAYGNVSFVEALFFGLKAAVLAIVVEAVVRVGKRALKNRIMIALAAIAFVAIFFFAVPFPIIIIAAGLIGYVGARSGRPEFAPAGHGHGSNTAAIDSMLGEAVPDHVRPDTARTIRVGAVWLALWLLPVIALLAAFGEANVFSQIALFFSKMALVTFGGAYAVLAYVAQQAVEHYHWLKPQEMLDGLGMAETTPGPLIMVLQFVGFMAAFREPSGLPPMLAATLGGLLATWVTFTPCFLWIFVGAPYIERLRGNTGLAGALSAITAAVVGVILNLSIWFALHTLFRETAPVNVFPLSFDRPLLSSVDVPALVLSIGAATALFRFKLGMLTVLAGSCAAGVALRLVGVI, encoded by the coding sequence ATGGATACCCGCGCTGTTCAAGCAGGAGCTGATGCCGGTCACGGCATCAGCTTCAGCGAAGCCTTTCGCGTCTGGGTCCGCGTCGCCTGCCTGAGTTTTGGCGGGCCGGCGGGCCAGATCGCGGTGATGCACCGCATCCTGGTCGAGGAGAAGAACTGGATCTCCGAGGGCCGTTTCCTGCATGCGCTGAACTACTGCATGCTGCTGCCGGGACCGGAGGCGCAGCAGCTTGCCATCTATGTCGGCTGGCTCCTGCATCGCACCGCCGGCGGGCTGGTGGCGGGCGGGCTGTTCATCGTGCCGGGCATCATCGCCATCATGGGCTTGAGCTATATCTATGCAGCTTACGGCAATGTCAGCTTCGTCGAGGCGCTGTTCTTCGGGCTGAAGGCCGCCGTGCTCGCCATCGTCGTCGAGGCGGTGGTGCGCGTGGGCAAGCGCGCACTGAAGAACCGAATCATGATCGCGCTCGCCGCGATCGCCTTCGTCGCGATCTTCTTCTTCGCGGTTCCCTTCCCGATCATCATCATCGCTGCCGGCCTGATCGGCTATGTCGGCGCCAGGAGCGGCCGCCCGGAATTCGCGCCGGCCGGCCACGGCCATGGCAGCAACACGGCCGCGATCGACAGCATGCTCGGCGAAGCGGTGCCTGATCACGTTCGTCCCGATACCGCGCGCACCATCCGGGTCGGCGCGGTATGGCTTGCGCTCTGGCTGCTGCCGGTGATAGCGCTGCTCGCCGCGTTCGGTGAGGCCAACGTGTTCAGCCAGATCGCTCTGTTCTTCTCGAAGATGGCGCTGGTCACCTTCGGCGGCGCCTATGCCGTACTGGCCTACGTCGCCCAGCAGGCAGTCGAGCATTATCACTGGCTGAAACCGCAGGAGATGCTCGACGGGCTCGGCATGGCCGAGACCACGCCGGGCCCGCTGATCATGGTGCTCCAGTTCGTGGGCTTCATGGCCGCTTTCCGCGAACCGAGCGGCCTGCCGCCGATGCTCGCGGCGACCCTCGGCGGATTGCTCGCGACCTGGGTCACCTTCACGCCCTGCTTCCTCTGGATCTTCGTCGGCGCGCCCTACATCGAGCGGCTGCGCGGCAACACGGGCCTCGCCGGCGCGCTCAGTGCGATCACGGCGGCCGTCGTCGGTGTGATCCTCAACCTGTCGATCTGGTTCGCGCTGCACACGCTGTTCCGCGAGACCGCACCGGTGAACGTCTTTCCGCTGTCCTTCGACCGACCGTTGCTGTCGAGCGTCGACGTCCCGGCGCTAGTGCTGTCGATCGGCGCCGCGACCGCGCTCTTCCGCTTCAAGCTCGGCATGCTCACGGTGCTGGCGGGCTCATGCGCGGCGGGCGTGGCGCTGCGCCTAGTCGGGGTGATTTAG
- the rnc gene encoding ribonuclease III, producing the protein MKDEAKDIATQPIEAPVGPEGEAAPKPPAKKKRARSGKAKGANAALEARIGHSFADPNLLIQAITHVSALKSGRKRGDSYQRLEFLGDHVLGLVVSDMLYHAYPNADEGELSKRLAELVRKESCADVAKSLGLLDDIKLGSVGPSADARLRKSVLGDICEAVIGAIFLDGGHAAAAEFVKRNWTERMHKPRRPLRDPKTVLQEWAQGKGLPTPVYREVERTGPHHDPQFRVAVDLPGLAPAEGIGGSKRAAEKVAASVMIEREGVGGSNDG; encoded by the coding sequence ATGAAAGACGAAGCCAAGGACATCGCAACCCAACCGATCGAGGCGCCAGTGGGCCCTGAAGGCGAAGCTGCTCCCAAGCCACCCGCGAAGAAGAAGCGGGCGCGGAGCGGCAAGGCCAAGGGGGCGAACGCGGCGCTCGAGGCGCGCATCGGGCACAGCTTTGCCGATCCGAACCTGCTGATCCAGGCGATCACGCATGTCTCGGCGCTGAAGTCCGGGCGCAAGCGCGGCGACAGCTATCAGCGGCTCGAATTTCTCGGCGACCACGTGCTCGGGCTCGTCGTCTCCGACATGCTCTACCACGCCTATCCGAACGCCGACGAGGGCGAGCTGTCCAAGCGCCTGGCCGAGCTCGTGCGCAAGGAGAGCTGCGCCGACGTCGCCAAGTCGCTCGGGCTGCTCGACGACATCAAGCTCGGCTCGGTCGGCCCCAGCGCCGACGCCCGCCTGCGCAAGAGCGTGCTCGGCGACATCTGCGAAGCCGTGATCGGCGCGATCTTCCTCGACGGCGGCCATGCGGCCGCGGCCGAGTTTGTCAAGCGCAACTGGACCGAGCGCATGCACAAGCCGCGACGGCCGCTGCGCGATCCCAAGACCGTGCTGCAGGAATGGGCACAGGGAAAGGGACTGCCGACGCCGGTCTACCGCGAGGTCGAGCGCACCGGCCCGCATCACGATCCGCAATTCCGCGTCGCCGTCGACCTGCCGGGGCTCGCGCCGGCCGAAGGCATCGGCGGCAGCAAGCGCGCGGCCGAGAAGGTGGCGGCCTCGGTCATGATCGAACGCGAAGGCGTCGGCGGCAGCAATGACGGTTGA